One genomic window of Halolamina sediminis includes the following:
- a CDS encoding glycerate kinase type-2 family protein, with the protein MFENRESHARSPAHEVALDCLAAGVRGVDPEHATRDALAVDNDSLEITTDESATVDFAEFDRVLVLGGGKAAPGIVRALDARLGDRIDDGLIVVPEADPAAGGSIGPVAVEGGGHPLPTPEGVAATEELLELTETADERTLVLAAVTGGASALLAAPAGELSVGDLRRSTRALLDAGADIDEINAVRKHISRAKGGRLAAAAAPATVHTLAMSDVVGDPPPVIGSGPTVPDGTTYADALAVIGRHGIDVPTVRTHLDAGDAGEFPETPGTDAELLGTTHVVAGARTAIDAAAAAAAERGYEPCVLSSRVRGVARATAPTHVAIAEEAAIAGDPVEPPAVLLSGGEATVDVHGEGEGGPNLEFALSAGLSLAGSADGAGDELVVAAIDTDGRDGATDAAGALVDGGTVEDRKVARDALGRNDSLGYLADRDAALVTGPTGTNVNDLRVLVVPERGD; encoded by the coding sequence GTGTTCGAGAACCGCGAGAGCCACGCCCGCTCACCCGCCCACGAGGTCGCGCTCGACTGCCTCGCGGCGGGGGTCCGGGGCGTCGACCCCGAGCACGCGACCCGTGACGCCCTTGCCGTCGACAACGACAGCCTCGAAATCACTACCGACGAGAGCGCCACCGTCGACTTCGCCGAGTTCGACCGCGTGCTCGTCCTCGGCGGCGGCAAGGCCGCGCCGGGGATCGTCCGGGCGCTCGACGCCCGCCTCGGCGACCGGATCGACGACGGCCTGATCGTCGTTCCCGAGGCCGACCCCGCGGCCGGCGGGTCGATCGGCCCGGTGGCCGTCGAGGGCGGCGGCCACCCGCTTCCGACCCCCGAGGGCGTCGCAGCCACCGAGGAACTGCTCGAACTGACCGAGACCGCGGACGAGCGCACGCTCGTGCTCGCGGCCGTCACGGGCGGCGCGAGCGCGCTGCTGGCCGCGCCCGCGGGCGAGCTCTCCGTCGGCGACCTCCGGCGATCGACCCGCGCGCTGCTCGACGCCGGCGCCGACATCGACGAGATCAACGCCGTCCGGAAGCACATCTCCCGAGCGAAAGGCGGGCGGCTTGCGGCGGCGGCCGCCCCCGCCACGGTGCACACGCTCGCGATGAGCGACGTGGTCGGCGATCCGCCGCCGGTGATCGGTTCGGGGCCGACCGTGCCCGACGGGACGACGTACGCCGACGCGCTCGCGGTGATCGGCCGCCACGGGATCGACGTACCGACGGTCCGCACCCACCTCGATGCCGGCGACGCGGGCGAGTTCCCCGAAACGCCCGGCACGGATGCGGAGCTTCTCGGCACGACCCACGTCGTCGCCGGCGCTCGGACGGCCATCGATGCCGCGGCGGCGGCGGCCGCAGAGCGGGGGTACGAGCCCTGCGTGCTCTCCTCGCGTGTCCGCGGCGTGGCACGCGCGACTGCACCGACACACGTTGCGATCGCCGAGGAGGCCGCGATCGCCGGCGACCCGGTCGAACCGCCCGCAGTCCTGCTCTCCGGTGGGGAAGCGACCGTCGACGTCCACGGCGAGGGTGAGGGCGGCCCGAACCTCGAGTTCGCGCTTTCCGCCGGACTCTCGCTGGCCGGTAGCGCCGACGGCGCCGGCGACGAACTCGTCGTGGCTGCGATCGACACGGACGGCCGCGACGGCGCGACCGACGCCGCGGGCGCGCTCGTCGACGGCGGAACGGTCGAGGACCGAAAGGTCGCCCGCGACGCGCTCGGCCGCAACGACTCGCTTGGCTACCTCGCCGACCGCGACGCGGCGCTCGTGACTGGCCCGACGGGGACCAACGTGAACGACCTGCGCGTGCTAGTCGTGCCCGAGCGGGGCGACTGA
- a CDS encoding HalX domain-containing protein, with the protein MSDDRPLVLVVEDESDLADLYAAWLGSDYRVRTAYGGREALENLDSGVDIVLLDRRMPGLSGDEVLDAIQERGIDCQVAMVTAVEPDFDVLGMGFDDYLVKPVAREELLETVGDLERRSTYDTGVQELFSLSSKKALLEAEKTDAELAENEEYQQLTDRLQQLREELDTTIDEMSESGEFESLFREFEDVDDPFDDVEGSEPFADDTEDDPFGGVQE; encoded by the coding sequence ATGAGTGACGATCGCCCTCTCGTACTCGTGGTCGAGGACGAGTCAGATCTGGCAGACCTCTACGCCGCGTGGCTCGGCAGCGACTACCGCGTCCGAACCGCCTACGGCGGCCGTGAGGCCCTCGAGAACCTCGATAGCGGGGTCGACATCGTGCTGCTCGACCGGCGCATGCCCGGCCTCTCCGGCGACGAGGTGCTCGACGCGATCCAGGAGCGCGGGATCGACTGCCAGGTCGCGATGGTGACCGCGGTCGAGCCCGACTTCGACGTGCTCGGGATGGGGTTCGACGACTACCTCGTCAAGCCCGTCGCGCGCGAGGAGCTGCTCGAGACCGTCGGCGACCTGGAGCGCCGCAGCACGTACGACACCGGCGTCCAAGAGCTGTTCTCGCTCTCCTCGAAGAAGGCGCTGCTCGAGGCCGAGAAGACCGACGCCGAACTCGCCGAGAACGAGGAGTACCAGCAGCTCACCGACCGGCTGCAGCAGCTCCGCGAGGAGCTCGACACCACGATCGACGAGATGAGCGAGAGCGGGGAGTTCGAGTCGCTGTTTCGCGAGTTCGAGGACGTGGACGATCCCTTCGACGACGTGGAGGGGAGCGAGCCGTTCGCCGACGACACCGAAGACGACCCGTTCGGCGGCGTCCAAGAGTAG
- a CDS encoding ArsR/SmtB family transcription factor: MVDILPSTPDADPDPEPRVLGVDSEEAGETLAALSSDTAREMLREFHDDPATPSGVADRLDLSLQNAQYHIGNLEDAGLIEPVDTVYSEKGREMTVYGPADAPLIVYAGTEEETTGLKAALSRLVGAVAALGLTSLLVQAYFGELPLPFGQTGGAGEYETGADGTATKVATETESGDIGIAQTTPEPTATPTPEAVRAAEDALALPPGLLFFLGGVTVLLGVAAVWWLSRR; this comes from the coding sequence ATGGTCGACATACTGCCCTCCACCCCCGACGCCGACCCCGACCCCGAGCCACGGGTGCTCGGCGTCGACAGCGAGGAGGCCGGCGAGACCCTCGCCGCGCTCTCCTCGGACACCGCCCGGGAGATGCTGCGTGAGTTCCACGACGACCCCGCTACACCCTCCGGCGTCGCCGACCGGCTGGACCTCTCGCTCCAGAACGCCCAGTACCACATCGGCAACCTCGAGGACGCCGGCCTGATCGAGCCGGTCGATACGGTGTACTCCGAGAAGGGGCGCGAGATGACGGTGTACGGCCCGGCGGACGCGCCGCTGATCGTCTACGCCGGCACGGAAGAGGAGACGACCGGGCTGAAGGCGGCGCTCTCCCGGCTCGTCGGCGCGGTCGCGGCGCTGGGGCTCACGAGTCTGCTCGTGCAGGCGTACTTCGGCGAGCTCCCGCTACCGTTCGGGCAGACCGGCGGCGCCGGGGAGTACGAAACCGGCGCCGACGGGACGGCCACAAAAGTCGCGACCGAGACGGAGTCCGGCGACATCGGGATCGCCCAGACGACGCCGGAGCCCACGGCGACGCCGACGCCCGAGGCGGTCCGGGCCGCAGAAGATGCACTCGCGCTCCCGCCGGGGCTGCTGTTCTTCCTCGGCGGCGTGACGGTGCTGCTCGGGGTCGCCGCGGTCTGGTGGCTCAGCCGCCGCTAG
- a CDS encoding ornithine cyclodeaminase family protein — MRVLSDDDVAELLDLDELLPAIERAFRKQGRGEVERPDRPHFPVGTGIEGDEPLGTGLTMPAYIHGDDHYATKLASVHEGNAERGLPTVQAQIAVTDARTGEPTALLAGTRITNARTGCIGGLAADRLAVGDGPVTLGIVGAGTQARWQARAIAAARSVDSVRVYSPSDSRAACAADLRAEGIDAAAVDSAGAAVADADVVVTATTATEPVFPGDALAPGTLVVAVGAYTTEMRELDATAVSRAARLFADVPAEAAETGDFPDHDGSAFTPLSAVFEGEAGRESATEILVVASVGSAVLDAAAATALVERAQTENVGTEVGL, encoded by the coding sequence ATGCGCGTGCTCTCCGACGACGACGTGGCGGAGCTGCTCGACCTCGACGAGCTGCTGCCGGCGATCGAACGGGCGTTCCGCAAGCAGGGCCGCGGCGAGGTCGAGCGCCCCGACCGACCGCATTTCCCGGTCGGCACGGGGATCGAGGGGGACGAACCGCTGGGAACGGGGCTGACGATGCCGGCGTACATCCACGGCGACGACCACTACGCCACGAAGCTCGCGAGCGTTCACGAGGGGAACGCCGAGCGCGGGCTGCCGACTGTGCAGGCCCAGATCGCCGTCACCGACGCCCGGACGGGCGAGCCGACCGCGCTGCTCGCAGGGACCCGGATCACGAACGCCCGGACGGGCTGTATCGGTGGACTGGCGGCCGACCGGCTCGCAGTCGGCGACGGGCCGGTGACGCTCGGAATCGTCGGCGCCGGGACGCAGGCACGCTGGCAGGCTCGCGCGATCGCGGCCGCGCGGAGCGTCGACTCGGTTCGGGTCTACTCGCCGAGTGATTCGCGGGCGGCGTGTGCGGCCGACCTGCGAGCCGAGGGGATCGACGCCGCGGCGGTCGACTCGGCGGGGGCGGCGGTGGCGGACGCCGACGTGGTCGTGACGGCGACGACCGCGACCGAGCCGGTGTTTCCGGGCGACGCGCTCGCGCCCGGGACGCTGGTCGTCGCTGTCGGCGCCTACACCACCGAGATGCGCGAACTCGACGCGACGGCGGTCTCGCGGGCGGCGCGGCTGTTCGCGGACGTGCCGGCAGAAGCGGCCGAGACCGGCGACTTCCCGGACCACGACGGGTCCGCGTTCACGCCGCTGTCGGCGGTGTTCGAGGGGGAGGCCGGGCGGGAGTCGGCGACGGAGATACTCGTCGTCGCGTCGGTCGGGTCGGCGGTGCTCGACGCCGCGGCGGCGACAGCGCTCGTCGAGCGGGCGCAGACGGAGAACGTCGGCACAGAAGTCGGGCTCTGA
- a CDS encoding Zn-dependent protease, whose amino-acid sequence MSAPRGGGERFDPSLRFSASEIQDLLIAWLALGLAFAIFFAGGGNRAIALLTGNPTAFAIALVVSLLTAGIGFLLHEIGHKVMAVRYGNIAAFRAEYNMLFLAIMSAFLGFIFAAPGAVHHRGRLTDRQHGLIALAGPAVNIVLAAVFVPLWVGGLTLDIGLLELLGGRGLAVNLFLAAFNMIPIGALDGRTVIDWSKAVWVGVFLPSIAVTVYVVFVLGIGF is encoded by the coding sequence GTGAGCGCCCCGCGAGGCGGCGGCGAACGGTTCGACCCATCGCTGCGGTTCTCCGCGAGCGAGATCCAGGACCTCCTGATCGCGTGGCTCGCGCTGGGGCTCGCGTTCGCGATCTTCTTCGCCGGCGGCGGGAACCGCGCGATCGCGCTGCTCACCGGGAATCCGACGGCGTTCGCGATCGCACTCGTGGTGTCGCTGCTGACTGCCGGGATAGGGTTCCTGCTCCACGAGATCGGCCACAAGGTGATGGCGGTACGGTACGGCAACATCGCGGCGTTCCGCGCGGAGTACAACATGCTGTTTCTGGCGATCATGAGCGCCTTTCTGGGGTTCATCTTCGCCGCGCCGGGGGCAGTCCACCACCGCGGCCGGCTGACCGACCGCCAGCACGGGCTGATCGCGCTGGCGGGGCCGGCGGTGAACATCGTGCTCGCGGCGGTGTTCGTCCCGCTGTGGGTGGGTGGGCTGACGCTCGACATCGGCCTGCTCGAACTGCTCGGGGGGCGCGGGCTCGCGGTGAACCTGTTCCTCGCGGCGTTCAACATGATCCCCATCGGCGCGCTCGACGGGCGGACCGTGATCGACTGGAGCAAGGCAGTGTGGGTGGGCGTGTTCCTACCGAGTATCGCCGTGACGGTGTACGTGGTGTTCGTGCTGGGTATCGGGTTCTGA
- a CDS encoding NAD(P)/FAD-dependent oxidoreductase: MRVVVVGGGIVGLSSAVALADRGATVVLCERGSLGDGSTSRALGGIRCQFSTAVNVDLSLASRPVWEAFEDRFGVDIAFRQAGYLLLARTEETAQGLERQADLQRERGAETELLTPDAVTDYCAGVDPDAVTAATYNPHDGFADPYLALQGFADAARERGVDVRTGTAVTDVRLADGRVVGVDVAGDGAPSDGTIDADAVINATGPWAAELAAMAGIEIPVEPQRRQALVVDPERSVPEDDPLTIDLETSSHFRPERDGAAIVGGYFDDEPETPDPDSFSASYDVGWAAETVERAAVYCDYFGDGTRLKRGWAGLYAVTPDHHPIVEESRPGFVQAVGFSGHGFQHAPATGQVVAELLLDGEASTVDVSELGSDRFERGELLHERNVA; this comes from the coding sequence ATGCGAGTCGTTGTCGTCGGCGGCGGGATCGTGGGGCTGTCGAGCGCGGTCGCGCTGGCCGACCGCGGCGCGACGGTGGTGCTCTGTGAGCGGGGCAGCCTCGGTGACGGGAGCACCTCGCGAGCGCTGGGCGGGATCCGGTGTCAGTTCTCGACGGCGGTCAACGTCGACCTCTCGCTGGCCAGCCGGCCGGTGTGGGAGGCGTTCGAGGACCGTTTCGGCGTGGACATCGCGTTCCGACAGGCGGGCTACCTGCTGCTCGCGCGGACCGAGGAGACCGCGCAGGGGCTGGAGCGGCAGGCCGATCTCCAGCGCGAGCGCGGCGCCGAGACGGAGCTCCTGACCCCCGACGCGGTCACCGACTACTGTGCGGGCGTCGACCCCGACGCGGTCACGGCCGCGACGTACAACCCCCACGACGGCTTCGCGGATCCTTATCTCGCGCTGCAGGGGTTCGCCGACGCGGCCCGCGAGCGCGGGGTCGACGTGCGGACCGGGACGGCCGTCACCGACGTACGACTGGCTGACGGGCGTGTCGTCGGCGTCGACGTGGCAGGCGACGGCGCGCCGAGCGACGGCACCATCGACGCAGACGCCGTGATCAACGCGACGGGGCCGTGGGCCGCCGAACTCGCCGCGATGGCGGGTATCGAGATTCCGGTCGAGCCACAGCGCCGGCAGGCGCTCGTCGTCGATCCGGAGCGCTCGGTGCCGGAGGACGACCCGCTCACGATCGACTTAGAGACGAGCTCGCACTTCCGGCCGGAACGCGACGGCGCCGCGATCGTCGGCGGCTACTTCGACGACGAGCCGGAGACGCCCGATCCGGACTCGTTCTCTGCGTCCTACGACGTGGGGTGGGCCGCCGAGACGGTCGAGCGCGCCGCGGTGTACTGTGACTACTTCGGCGACGGCACCCGACTGAAGCGCGGCTGGGCCGGGCTGTACGCGGTCACGCCCGACCACCACCCGATCGTCGAGGAGTCGCGCCCCGGGTTCGTACAGGCGGTCGGGTTCTCGGGCCACGGGTTCCAGCACGCGCCTGCGACCGGACAGGTCGTCGCGGAGCTACTTCTCGACGGCGAGGCGTCGACGGTCGACGTCTCGGAGCTCGGCAGCGACCGCTTCGAGAGGGGGGAGCTCCTCCACGAGCGGAACGTGGCCTGA
- the guaB gene encoding IMP dehydrogenase — protein sequence MASNGSEPFSEKLRVPEALTFDDVLLRPMESRVEPDAADVSTRVSRNVELQIPVLSAAMDTVTEAGMAIGMAREGGLGVLHRNMDAPEMEAQIAQVKRADELVIRRENVVTAAPEQTVDDVDEMMEHEGVSGAPVVDEDDTVLGIISGTDIRPYLEVGESDTVREAMTDEVITAGEDVSARDALELMYDHKIERVPIVDDEDRLVGLVTMQGILARRENENAARDEDGRLRVGAAVGPFEDERAIAADEAGADVLFIDCAHAHNLNVLDSARAITETVDADVVVGNVGTREAAEACVDFADGIKVGIGPGSICTTRVVSGAGMPQITAVAEVADVASEHDVPVIADGGIRYSGDAIKAIAAGADAVMLGSYFAGTDEAPGRVITMNGKKYKQYRGMGSVGAMQSGGGERYLKEENDEEYVPEGVEAATPYTGTLASELHQLVGGMQSGMGYVGAESIPEFKERSEFIRVSSAGQTEGHPHDVMITDEAPNYSPNE from the coding sequence ATGGCGAGTAACGGGTCCGAACCCTTCTCAGAGAAGCTGCGAGTGCCGGAGGCGCTGACGTTCGACGACGTGCTCCTGCGGCCGATGGAGAGTCGTGTCGAGCCCGACGCCGCAGACGTGTCCACGCGCGTCTCGCGGAACGTCGAGCTCCAGATTCCCGTCCTCTCGGCGGCGATGGACACCGTCACCGAGGCCGGGATGGCTATCGGGATGGCCCGCGAGGGCGGGCTGGGCGTGCTCCACCGCAACATGGACGCCCCGGAGATGGAGGCCCAGATCGCACAGGTCAAACGCGCCGACGAGCTGGTGATCCGGCGGGAGAACGTCGTCACCGCCGCGCCCGAGCAGACCGTCGACGACGTCGACGAGATGATGGAGCACGAGGGCGTCTCGGGCGCGCCGGTCGTCGACGAGGACGACACCGTGCTGGGGATCATCTCCGGCACCGACATCCGCCCGTACCTCGAAGTCGGCGAAAGCGACACCGTTCGAGAGGCGATGACCGACGAGGTCATCACTGCCGGCGAGGACGTGAGCGCCCGTGACGCGCTCGAACTCATGTACGACCACAAGATCGAGCGCGTCCCCATCGTCGACGACGAGGACCGACTGGTCGGGCTCGTGACGATGCAGGGGATCCTCGCGCGCCGCGAGAACGAGAACGCGGCCCGCGACGAGGACGGCCGCCTGCGCGTCGGCGCCGCTGTCGGCCCCTTCGAGGACGAGCGCGCGATCGCCGCCGACGAGGCCGGCGCCGACGTGCTGTTCATCGACTGTGCCCACGCGCACAACCTCAACGTCCTCGACTCGGCGAGAGCCATCACCGAGACCGTCGACGCCGACGTGGTCGTCGGCAACGTCGGGACCCGGGAGGCCGCGGAGGCCTGCGTCGACTTCGCCGACGGGATCAAGGTCGGCATCGGCCCGGGCAGCATCTGTACGACGCGGGTCGTCTCCGGCGCGGGGATGCCCCAGATTACCGCCGTCGCCGAGGTGGCCGACGTGGCCAGCGAGCACGACGTACCCGTGATCGCCGACGGGGGGATCCGCTACTCCGGCGACGCGATCAAGGCGATCGCCGCCGGCGCCGACGCGGTGATGCTCGGCTCCTACTTCGCCGGGACGGACGAGGCACCCGGCCGCGTGATCACCATGAACGGGAAGAAGTACAAGCAGTACCGCGGAATGGGCAGCGTCGGCGCGATGCAGTCCGGCGGCGGCGAGCGCTACCTCAAAGAGGAGAACGACGAGGAGTACGTTCCCGAGGGCGTGGAGGCGGCGACCCCCTACACGGGGACGCTGGCCTCCGAGCTCCACCAGCTCGTCGGCGGGATGCAGTCCGGGATGGGGTACGTCGGCGCCGAGTCGATCCCCGAGTTCAAGGAGCGCTCGGAGTTCATCCGGGTCTCCTCGGCCGGGCAGACCGAGGGCCACCCCCACGACGTGATGATCACCGACGAGGCGCCCAACTACAGCCCGAACGAGTAA
- a CDS encoding DUF5794 domain-containing protein: MSVSDHPIALRLEQQVGGATRLLATVMGLPLVDGIFPALVVAGALTTETGAISPGGVLQTGLLIFGGSATVAVILAEMEGTPTEKASSVLLVGAVLVPIAVVEAAFAQTLYSLFDPDVFQRFAGLVILAIAAKTASAEVGTYLPGPGAIVGLGMIASFRGGAELSMNFELATLLPAAAAAGTGVAFALGVALGAPTLQGAVDIDRFRFGSSVALGMLAVDVLGLLATEQPVALGVLAVTALLSYDPDSAEESEEATPDESESDEPSTTYSPDADSEDRPVDIAAELAVDRDDNSGAMSAADGGSVERDAAEESPDEPERPPYL, translated from the coding sequence GTGAGCGTTTCGGACCACCCGATCGCGCTCCGCCTCGAACAGCAGGTCGGCGGCGCCACGCGCCTGCTGGCGACGGTGATGGGGCTCCCGCTCGTCGACGGGATCTTCCCCGCGCTTGTCGTCGCCGGCGCGCTCACCACCGAGACCGGGGCGATCTCCCCCGGCGGCGTGCTCCAGACCGGCCTCCTCATCTTCGGCGGCTCGGCCACCGTCGCGGTCATCCTCGCGGAGATGGAGGGCACGCCGACCGAGAAGGCAAGCTCCGTGCTGCTGGTCGGCGCCGTCCTCGTCCCGATCGCGGTCGTCGAGGCGGCGTTCGCCCAGACGCTGTACTCGCTGTTCGACCCCGACGTGTTCCAGCGCTTCGCCGGCCTGGTGATCCTCGCGATCGCCGCGAAAACCGCCAGCGCCGAGGTCGGCACGTACCTCCCGGGCCCCGGCGCGATCGTCGGGCTGGGGATGATCGCCAGCTTCCGCGGCGGTGCCGAGCTTTCGATGAACTTCGAACTCGCGACGCTGCTGCCCGCGGCCGCCGCCGCCGGGACCGGCGTCGCGTTCGCGCTCGGCGTCGCCCTCGGCGCGCCGACGCTGCAGGGCGCGGTCGACATCGATCGCTTCCGGTTCGGGAGCTCGGTCGCGTTGGGGATGCTCGCAGTCGACGTGCTCGGCCTGCTGGCGACCGAACAGCCCGTCGCGCTGGGCGTGCTCGCGGTGACGGCGCTGCTGTCCTACGACCCCGACTCGGCCGAGGAGAGCGAGGAGGCAACGCCCGACGAGTCCGAGTCCGACGAACCGTCGACGACGTACAGCCCCGACGCCGACAGCGAGGACCGACCCGTCGACATCGCCGCGGAGCTGGCGGTCGACCGGGACGACAATTCGGGCGCGATGAGTGCGGCCGACGGGGGGAGTGTCGAGCGTGACGCCGCCGAGGAGTCGCCCGACGAGCCGGAGCGACCGCCGTACCTCTAG
- the purM gene encoding phosphoribosylformylglycinamidine cyclo-ligase: MTEEEGLTYSEAGVNIADSEAATAALVGAAGAAGEGTDSDYAGLLDIGDRYLALATDGVGTKLLVAEAMADYSTVGIDCIAMNANDLVAAGVRPVAFVDYLAVDEPDETFAEQIGEGLAAGAEAADLELVGGETAVMPEVVKGLDLAGTCAGLAAKDAVFPGSAEVGDALVGWESSGIHSNGLTLAREAVTREYQYTDPYPGERYDAVGDALLEPTRLYTDLLDPMRAHDVRAAAHVTGGGWTNLERLGDFHYEIDDPWPRQEVFDFVQDLGEVSDEEMHRTFNMGTGFVAAVDPEQANSLVGETDGRVIGQVEEGEGVSIRGLEL, translated from the coding sequence ATGACCGAAGAGGAGGGGCTGACCTACTCCGAGGCGGGCGTTAACATCGCCGACAGCGAGGCGGCGACGGCCGCGCTGGTCGGCGCCGCCGGCGCCGCGGGCGAAGGCACCGATAGCGACTACGCCGGCCTGCTCGACATCGGCGACCGCTACCTCGCGCTGGCGACCGACGGCGTCGGCACGAAACTCCTCGTCGCCGAAGCAATGGCTGACTACTCCACCGTCGGGATCGACTGCATCGCGATGAACGCCAACGACCTCGTCGCCGCGGGCGTGCGCCCGGTGGCGTTCGTCGACTACCTCGCGGTCGACGAGCCCGACGAGACGTTCGCCGAGCAGATCGGCGAAGGGCTCGCCGCCGGCGCCGAGGCTGCCGACCTCGAGCTCGTCGGCGGCGAGACTGCGGTGATGCCCGAGGTCGTGAAGGGGCTCGATCTCGCGGGCACCTGTGCGGGGCTGGCGGCGAAAGACGCCGTCTTCCCCGGCAGCGCCGAGGTCGGCGACGCGCTGGTGGGCTGGGAATCCTCCGGCATCCACTCCAACGGCCTCACGCTGGCCCGCGAGGCCGTCACCCGGGAGTACCAGTACACCGACCCCTACCCCGGCGAGCGCTACGACGCTGTCGGTGACGCGCTACTGGAGCCGACGCGGCTCTACACCGACCTGCTCGACCCCATGCGCGCACACGACGTTCGCGCCGCGGCGCACGTCACCGGTGGCGGCTGGACCAACCTCGAACGACTCGGGGATTTCCACTACGAGATCGACGACCCCTGGCCCCGGCAGGAGGTGTTCGACTTCGTGCAGGACCTCGGCGAGGTGAGCGACGAGGAGATGCACCGGACGTTCAACATGGGTACCGGGTTCGTCGCCGCCGTCGATCCCGAGCAGGCGAACTCGCTCGTGGGGGAGACGGACGGTCGCGTGATCGGGCAGGTGGAAGAGGGCGAGGGCGTCAGTATTCGCGGGCTGGAGCTGTAG
- a CDS encoding TraB/GumN family protein translates to MSDSDGSVRVVGTAHVSAESVREVEETIEAERPDVVAVELDEGRYNQMRGEEPEDLNAGDLLEGNTVFQFLAYWMLSYVQARMGDRFDIQPGAEMLAAVETAEDLDIELALVDRDIQETIRRFWARMGIFEKLRVVGSLAFGITDPRIGGVVFGLLVGIVLGPILGIFGGAVGVTQPLLVGLTGSALVGLVAAYGLSEVTLRALDDDVLALGVAAAGAVGLGAFAGVGLGLTDALVTQYLGNFVITAVGSMTLGLSAGLVVGAVVAAAMGLVLDQGEPADEEMEELLDPDELTDTDVVTAMMEEFREFSPGGAEALIDERDAYIAHNLVDLREQGKDVVAIVGAGHQQGIEAYLAHPERLPPKSSLTGQKERLLPWGKIVAVGITGAFVAFFVLLAMAGVEDRFLLELFGAWFVVNGVFAAGLARLAGARWPSALVGGSVAWLTSVNPLLAPGWFAGYVELRYTTVNVGDIDTLNGLLDDQETPLGELVGQMFEVPLFKLIMIVALTNVGSFVASFLFALYVLPAFFGDIGGAAAVPELLIEGARNSARTVWGWVA, encoded by the coding sequence ATGAGTGATTCGGACGGCAGCGTGCGGGTCGTGGGGACCGCGCACGTCTCCGCCGAGAGCGTCCGGGAGGTCGAGGAGACCATCGAGGCGGAGCGCCCGGACGTGGTCGCCGTCGAACTGGACGAGGGGCGGTACAACCAGATGCGCGGCGAGGAGCCCGAGGACCTGAACGCGGGCGACCTGCTGGAGGGGAACACCGTGTTCCAGTTCCTCGCGTACTGGATGCTCTCGTACGTGCAGGCACGGATGGGCGACCGCTTCGACATCCAGCCCGGCGCGGAGATGCTCGCGGCTGTCGAGACCGCGGAGGATCTGGACATCGAGCTCGCGCTGGTCGACCGGGACATCCAGGAGACGATCCGGCGGTTCTGGGCGCGGATGGGGATCTTCGAGAAGCTCCGGGTCGTCGGCTCGCTGGCGTTCGGGATCACCGACCCCCGGATCGGCGGCGTCGTGTTCGGCCTCCTCGTGGGGATCGTGCTCGGGCCGATCCTCGGGATCTTCGGCGGCGCGGTCGGCGTCACCCAACCGTTGCTCGTCGGGCTCACCGGCAGCGCGCTGGTCGGGCTGGTCGCGGCGTACGGGCTCTCGGAGGTGACGCTGCGCGCGCTGGACGACGACGTGCTGGCGCTGGGTGTCGCCGCCGCGGGCGCGGTCGGCCTCGGCGCGTTCGCCGGCGTCGGCCTCGGCTTGACCGACGCGCTGGTCACGCAGTACCTCGGCAACTTCGTGATCACCGCGGTCGGGTCGATGACGCTCGGGCTCTCGGCGGGGCTGGTCGTCGGCGCCGTCGTCGCGGCCGCGATGGGGCTGGTGCTCGATCAGGGCGAGCCGGCCGACGAGGAGATGGAGGAGCTGCTCGACCCCGACGAGCTGACCGACACCGACGTGGTGACCGCGATGATGGAGGAGTTTCGGGAGTTCTCCCCCGGCGGCGCCGAGGCGCTGATCGACGAACGCGACGCCTACATCGCCCACAACCTCGTCGATCTGCGCGAGCAGGGGAAAGACGTGGTCGCGATCGTCGGCGCGGGCCACCAGCAGGGGATCGAAGCGTACCTCGCTCATCCGGAGCGCCTGCCGCCGAAGTCGTCGCTGACCGGCCAGAAGGAGCGTCTACTCCCGTGGGGGAAGATCGTCGCGGTCGGCATCACCGGCGCGTTCGTCGCCTTCTTCGTGCTGCTGGCGATGGCGGGCGTCGAGGACCGCTTCCTGCTCGAACTGTTCGGGGCGTGGTTCGTGGTCAACGGCGTGTTCGCCGCGGGGCTCGCGCGGCTTGCGGGCGCGCGCTGGCCGTCGGCGCTGGTCGGCGGCTCGGTCGCGTGGCTCACCTCCGTGAACCCCCTGCTCGCGCCGGGCTGGTTCGCGGGCTACGTCGAACTCCGGTACACGACCGTCAACGTCGGCGACATCGACACGCTGAACGGGCTCCTCGACGATCAGGAGACGCCGTTGGGCGAGCTGGTGGGGCAGATGTTCGAGGTGCCGCTGTTCAAGCTCATCATGATCGTCGCGTTGACGAACGTCGGCAGCTTCGTCGCGTCGTTCCTGTTCGCGCTGTACGTGCTGCCCGCGTTCTTCGGCGATATCGGCGGGGCCGCGGCGGTGCCGGAGCTGCTGATCGAGGGAGCGCGCAACAGCGCCCGTACGGTCTGGGGGTGGGTCGCGTGA